A single genomic interval of Cloacibacillus sp. harbors:
- the dhaL gene encoding dihydroxyacetone kinase subunit DhaL gives MEKLTYGRFVKMLGCAASAITDAKDELTELDSQIGDGDHGTTMVKVMETVKATAEGCQGNDFKGMLSAVGMAVLNMGGGATVPLFGSLFSGMARAVPEGAAELTKEQLAEAFKSGEARLLKFSKAPLGGKTMVDALTPAVAAFADYGGGDIAAALEAARLAAHEGCMKTKDYVAHFGRAKNLGERALGIPDPGSVSVSIIFKAFAKSAAEE, from the coding sequence ATGGAAAAACTCACATACGGACGCTTTGTAAAGATGCTCGGCTGCGCGGCCTCGGCGATTACGGACGCCAAAGACGAGCTGACGGAGCTTGATTCACAGATAGGCGACGGCGACCACGGAACGACGATGGTCAAGGTGATGGAGACGGTGAAGGCGACCGCCGAGGGCTGCCAGGGGAACGACTTCAAGGGGATGCTCTCGGCCGTCGGCATGGCCGTCCTCAACATGGGCGGCGGGGCGACCGTGCCCCTCTTCGGCTCGCTCTTCTCCGGCATGGCACGCGCCGTCCCCGAGGGAGCTGCGGAACTTACGAAGGAGCAGCTTGCGGAGGCCTTTAAGAGCGGCGAAGCGAGGCTTCTGAAATTCTCCAAGGCCCCCCTCGGAGGCAAAACCATGGTCGACGCGCTGACCCCAGCGGTCGCGGCCTTCGCGGACTACGGCGGCGGCGACATCGCGGCGGCGCTTGAGGCGGCCCGTCTCGCGGCGCACGAGGGCTGCATGAAGACGAAGGACTATGTGGCGCATTTTGGCCGCGCCAAGAACCTCGGCGAACGCGCACTGGGCATCCCCGACCCCGGCTCGGTCTCGGTTTCGATCATATTCAAGGCCTTCGCGAAATCGGCGGCCGAGGAATAA
- the lsrF gene encoding 3-hydroxy-5-phosphonooxypentane-2,4-dione thiolase → MVDKIGNILAKDYGLDRPVEQKSFYVKGAEHCDWGMKDRLARIFDPKSGRTVMLAFDHGYIMGPTAGLERLDLAIPPLAPYADVLMATRGAIKSCVPPTFNKAIALRCTTDTSVLHEDLSYGHVGVDVEDAIRLNASCIVVQTFVGSKNEVGSFKNLSDMINAGNRYGIPVMGVTAVGKEMERTKRYFQLATRILAELGAQVIKTYYCEGFEEVTAACPVPIVIAGGKKTPEKEALEMAYNAIRDGAAGVDMGRNIFQSENPAAMLRAVRAVVHENASAEEAYDLFLSLK, encoded by the coding sequence ATGGTAGACAAGATAGGGAATATCCTGGCGAAAGACTACGGCCTCGACAGGCCGGTGGAGCAGAAGAGCTTCTACGTCAAGGGGGCGGAACACTGCGATTGGGGCATGAAAGACCGCCTCGCGCGCATCTTTGACCCCAAGAGCGGACGTACCGTCATGCTAGCCTTCGACCACGGTTACATCATGGGGCCGACCGCGGGGCTCGAGCGCCTCGACCTCGCCATCCCGCCGCTCGCGCCCTACGCCGATGTGCTGATGGCGACGCGCGGGGCGATCAAGAGCTGTGTGCCGCCCACCTTCAACAAGGCGATCGCGCTGCGCTGCACCACCGATACCAGCGTGCTGCACGAAGACCTGAGCTACGGTCACGTGGGAGTGGACGTGGAGGACGCTATTCGCCTCAACGCCTCCTGCATCGTCGTCCAGACTTTCGTCGGCTCCAAAAACGAGGTCGGCAGCTTCAAAAATCTCAGCGATATGATAAACGCGGGTAACCGCTACGGCATCCCCGTGATGGGCGTTACCGCCGTCGGCAAAGAGATGGAGCGCACCAAGCGTTATTTCCAGCTCGCGACGCGCATACTCGCCGAACTCGGCGCGCAGGTGATCAAGACCTACTACTGCGAGGGGTTCGAGGAGGTCACCGCCGCCTGCCCAGTGCCGATCGTCATCGCGGGCGGCAAAAAGACGCCGGAAAAAGAGGCGCTGGAGATGGCCTATAACGCCATTCGGGACGGCGCGGCGGGTGTGGACATGGGACGCAACATCTTCCAGTCGGAGAACCCCGCTGCGATGCTGCGGGCCGTGCGCGCCGTAGTGCACGAGAACGCGAGCGCCGAAGAGGCGTATGATCTGTTCTTGTCCCTGAAATAA
- a CDS encoding dihydroxyacetone kinase subunit DhaK: MAMKKFINNSETLTKELLKGMALAFPDKIEVRENNLVINKNMEKADRVHIVTLGGAGHEPALSGFVGDGMFDISIVGDVFAAPGPAACFEALSLASAPKGALFVVLNHAGDMMAAEMTMEQVEDAGIKVARVTTQEDISNAPRSDSDNRRGLVGCIPLAKIAGGAAGMGRDLEEVRAVAQKFADNMATIAVACRGATHPANGAEISRFGEDDMEIGMGQHGEGGGGRMTMKSARETAAIMTQALLDDLSIKEGEEVMLIVNGSGATTLMEQLIVFKDCVEYLKGKGVKVVASHVGELLTVQEAAGFQLFMARMDGELLKYWKAPCDTPYYTVK; the protein is encoded by the coding sequence ATGGCAATGAAAAAATTTATCAACAACTCAGAGACGCTCACCAAAGAACTGCTTAAGGGTATGGCGCTCGCCTTCCCCGACAAGATTGAAGTCCGCGAGAATAACCTCGTCATCAACAAGAACATGGAAAAGGCCGACCGCGTCCACATCGTCACCCTCGGCGGCGCGGGGCATGAGCCCGCGCTCTCAGGCTTTGTCGGCGACGGCATGTTTGACATCTCCATCGTCGGCGACGTATTTGCCGCTCCCGGACCGGCCGCCTGCTTCGAGGCCCTCTCCCTCGCCTCGGCCCCGAAGGGCGCTCTCTTCGTCGTGCTCAACCACGCGGGAGACATGATGGCCGCCGAAATGACGATGGAACAGGTGGAGGACGCTGGGATCAAGGTGGCGCGCGTCACGACGCAGGAGGACATCTCCAACGCGCCGCGCTCCGACTCCGACAACCGCCGCGGCCTCGTCGGCTGCATCCCCCTCGCGAAGATCGCGGGCGGAGCCGCCGGTATGGGCAGGGATCTTGAAGAGGTGCGCGCCGTCGCGCAGAAGTTCGCCGACAACATGGCGACGATCGCCGTCGCCTGCCGCGGCGCGACGCATCCCGCCAACGGCGCCGAGATATCGCGCTTCGGCGAGGACGATATGGAGATCGGTATGGGACAGCACGGCGAGGGCGGCGGCGGACGCATGACGATGAAGAGCGCGCGGGAGACCGCGGCGATCATGACCCAGGCGCTGCTTGACGACCTTTCAATTAAAGAGGGCGAGGAGGTCATGCTCATCGTCAACGGCTCCGGCGCGACGACGCTCATGGAGCAGCTCATCGTCTTCAAGGACTGTGTCGAATACCTCAAAGGCAAGGGCGTCAAAGTCGTCGCCTCGCACGTTGGGGAGCTGCTCACCGTCCAGGAGGCGGCGGGCTTCCAGCTCTTCATGGCGCGTATGGACGGCGAGCTGCTCAAATACTGGAAGGCTCCCTGCGACACGCCCTACTACACGGTGAAATAG